The following coding sequences lie in one Pseudomonas monsensis genomic window:
- the choW gene encoding choline ABC transporter permease subunit has translation MLIDQKIPLGQYIAGFVEWLTQHGANTFDAIAVTLETMIHGVTFALTWFNPFVLIGLIALLAHFIQRKWGLTAFVIASFLLILNLGYWQETMETLAQVMFATLVCVVIGVPLGIVAAHKPMFYTLMRPVLDLMQTVPTFVYLIPTLTLFGLGVVPGLISTVVFAIAAPIRLTYLGIRDVPQELMDAGKAFGCSRRQLLSRIELPHAMPSIAAGITQCIMLSLSMVVIAALVGADGLGKPVVNALNTADIALGFEAGLAIVLLAIMLDRICKQPDAKAGGDA, from the coding sequence ATGCTGATTGATCAGAAAATCCCTTTAGGCCAGTACATCGCGGGCTTCGTTGAATGGTTGACGCAACACGGCGCCAACACCTTCGACGCAATCGCCGTGACCCTGGAAACGATGATCCACGGCGTGACGTTTGCGCTGACCTGGTTCAATCCCTTCGTCTTGATCGGCCTCATTGCATTGCTCGCGCATTTCATCCAGCGCAAATGGGGACTGACTGCTTTTGTAATCGCCTCGTTCCTGCTGATCCTCAACCTGGGGTACTGGCAGGAAACCATGGAAACCCTCGCCCAGGTCATGTTCGCGACCCTGGTCTGCGTGGTCATCGGCGTGCCGTTGGGCATCGTCGCCGCGCACAAACCGATGTTCTACACGTTGATGCGTCCGGTACTCGATCTGATGCAGACCGTACCGACCTTCGTTTACCTCATTCCTACCCTGACCCTCTTCGGGCTGGGTGTGGTGCCGGGCCTGATCTCCACAGTGGTGTTCGCCATCGCTGCGCCGATCCGCCTGACCTACCTGGGCATCCGCGATGTCCCGCAAGAACTGATGGACGCCGGCAAGGCCTTCGGCTGCTCGCGTCGCCAATTGCTTTCACGGATCGAACTGCCTCACGCCATGCCGAGCATCGCGGCCGGCATCACCCAGTGCATCATGCTGTCGCTGTCGATGGTGGTGATCGCGGCACTGGTGGGCGCCGACGGACTCGGCAAACCGGTGGTCAACGCACTGAACACTGCTGATATCGCCCTGGGCTTCGAAGCGGGCCTGGCGATCGTACTGCTGGCGATCATGCTCGACCGTATCTGCAAACAACCCGACGCCAAAGCAGGGGGTGACGCATGA
- the choV gene encoding choline ABC transporter ATP-binding protein: MSIIRFEDVDVIFSKDPREALKLLDQGMTRNEILKKTGQIVGVEKATLDINKGEICVLMGLSGSGKSSLLRCINGLNTVSRGKLFVEHENRQIDIASCTPAELKMMRTKRIAMVFQKFALMPWLTVRENISFGLEMQGRPEKERKKLVDEKLELVGLTQWRNKKPDELSGGMQQRVGLARALAMDADILLMDEPFSALDPLIRQGLQDELLELQRKLSKTIVFVSHDLDEALKLGSRIAIMKDGRIIQYSVPEEIVLNPADDYVRTFVAHTNPLNVLCGRSLMRTLDNCKRINGSVCLDPGGDSWLDLAEGNTIKGARQNGSVLNLQNWAPGQAVEALERKPTLVDSNIGMRDALQIRYQTGNKLVLHDNNHVVGILGDSELYHALLGKNLG; encoded by the coding sequence ATGAGCATAATTCGCTTCGAAGACGTCGACGTAATCTTCTCCAAGGATCCGCGCGAGGCACTCAAGCTGCTGGATCAGGGCATGACCCGCAACGAGATCCTGAAAAAGACCGGACAGATTGTCGGTGTGGAAAAAGCCACGCTGGACATCAACAAGGGCGAGATCTGCGTGCTGATGGGCCTGTCCGGCTCCGGCAAGTCGAGCCTGCTGCGCTGCATCAACGGCCTCAACACCGTGAGCCGCGGCAAGCTGTTCGTCGAGCATGAAAACCGCCAGATCGACATCGCCTCCTGCACCCCGGCCGAGCTGAAAATGATGCGCACCAAACGCATCGCCATGGTGTTCCAGAAGTTCGCCCTGATGCCGTGGCTGACGGTGCGCGAGAACATCAGTTTCGGACTGGAAATGCAGGGTCGCCCGGAGAAGGAACGCAAGAAGCTCGTCGATGAAAAGCTCGAACTGGTTGGCCTGACCCAATGGCGCAACAAGAAGCCTGACGAACTCTCCGGCGGTATGCAGCAGCGCGTAGGCCTGGCCCGGGCACTGGCGATGGACGCCGATATCCTGCTGATGGACGAACCGTTCTCGGCACTCGACCCGCTGATCCGTCAGGGTCTGCAGGATGAACTGCTGGAACTGCAACGCAAGCTGAGCAAGACCATCGTGTTCGTGAGCCATGACCTTGATGAAGCGCTGAAACTCGGTAGCCGCATCGCGATCATGAAAGACGGCCGGATCATCCAGTACAGCGTGCCGGAAGAGATCGTGCTGAACCCGGCGGACGACTACGTGCGCACCTTCGTTGCCCACACCAACCCGCTCAACGTGCTCTGCGGCCGCAGCCTGATGCGCACGCTGGACAACTGCAAACGCATCAACGGCTCAGTGTGCCTCGATCCGGGCGGCGATTCGTGGCTGGACCTGGCCGAAGGCAACACCATTAAAGGCGCGCGGCAGAACGGTTCAGTGCTGAACCTGCAGAACTGGGCACCGGGCCAAGCCGTGGAGGCTCTGGAGCGCAAGCCGACATTGGTGGACTCGAACATCGGTATGCGTGACGCGCTGCAGATTCGCTACCAGACCGGCAACAAACTGGTGCTGCACGACAACAACCATGTGGTGGGGATCTTGGGCGACAGTGAGTTGTATCACGCGTTGCTGGGCAAGAACCTCGGTTAA